GGCCCCGAGCAGGAGCATGGCGGCGGCGACCGTGCCCACCCACGGCCACGTGGCCCGGCGCAAGAGCAGCACTGCGAGGGCGCTCGCGTCGCCGCGGTAGAGGGCCTTGGCGGCAGCGATCACCAGCGGCTGACGCGACAACAGCGCCCGGGAGCCGCGGCGCACCGCCAGCTCCACGCCCGAGGGACCGCGGGCCAGCGCCGCGGCGTAGAGGGACTCGTCGGTGAGCCGCGCCGCACCCTTGCCGCCCCACCTGAGCCCCAGCAGCGGGCTCGGCGACGACTCCGCGAACCGCGCCACCCTGGCGAGCTCGTCGGCGTCGTCCGCGTACGCCAGCGCCCGCGTCGCCCGCGCCGGTCCGAGCCTCAGGCTCATCCGCCCGGCGCTGCCGAGCAGGTCGGCCAGGGGGCGCCAGGCCCTCTCGCGCACGAGCCTCACGACGGCGCCCGCGAGCCCCTCGCTCAGCGCCCCGGCGCGGCGGGCGGCCTTGAGCAGGTCGTTGCCGGCGCCCACCTGAGGGGCGAACGTCAGCGCCAGGCCCGCGGCCGACAGCGCCACGAGCATCTCGTCCGTCTCCTCCCCCCTGAGCCAGGCGACGCCCTGCCGCGCGAGGTCCCTCACGTCGCCGAGCACGACGAGGTCGCTGGCGATGGCGCAGCCGATCCCCACGCCGTCCTCGGCCCGGCCCGTCCACACGCCGTGCACGCAGCGCCGGAACACGGCGCCGAGGCGGTCCCACTCCGACCTGGCCGCCGCCAGCTCGTCCTCGCAGCCGCCGGCCTCGGCGAGCTCCATGGCGTCGAGCGGTCGGCCGGCCTCCAGCTCGGCCCGAGCCCGCTCGCAGAACGGGTAGGGCGTCAGGGACTCGAGGTACGGACCTGTCGCGTCGAGCCACAGCTTGCCGGCCACGACGGCCAGGCCGGCGAGGACCAGCACGACCCCGAGCAGGCGCCTGAGGAGCCGTCCCACGACCGGAGTGTAAGCGGGCGCGCGCCGCGCCCCCGGCGCCGAGCGCCGGGCTCCTCGCCGGGGTCGCCTCGCCCCTCGCCGCTCCCGCTCCGCCCGACGCCCCTCACTCCACGCGCCGCTGGCGCCCGTAGACCGAGAGCAGGACGACGAGGATCAGCCCGAAGACCATCAGCTGGTAGGCCTCGCCGAGGCGCAGCGCCCGCAGCAGGCTCTCGGCCATCGTCAGGACCAGCGCGCCCGCCATGGTGCCGAAGTAGCTGCCGCGCCCGCCGGCGAGCACGGTGCCGCCGACGACCACGGCGGCGATCGACGGGAAGAGGTAGCTGACGCCGAGGCTCAGGAACACGCGCTGCGTGAAGCCGAGGAGCAGGAGGCCGCCGAGGGCTGCCAGCAGACCGCTGAGCGTGTAGGTGAGCACCACGGTGAGCGGCACGCTGACGCCGGAGAGGTGGGCGGTGCGCCGGTTCGTGCCTATGGCGAAGAGGTTCCGGCCGTACGGGGTGCGCTCGAGCACGAGCCACATGAGGACCGCGAAGGCGAGCCAGAGGTAGACGATGCCGGGCACGCCCACGAGGCGCCCCGTCACCGTCCGCGCCAGGAACGGCGGCACGCCGCCAGGGATGCTGCCCTGCGTGATCGCGAGGATCGCGCCCTGCACGACGCCGGCCATGCCCAGCGTCATGACCAGCGGGGGGATCCGCAGGTAGACGATCCCCAGGCCGTTCAGGCCGCCGATGACCGCGCCGGCGCCGAGCGCGACGAGCGCCGCCGGCGCCAGGCGGCCCGAGTCCCCGGCCGAGACCATGAAGGTGAGGATCGCGCCGAGGGTCACGACGTTGCCGACGCTGAGGTCGATGCCCTCGCCGCCGGCGATGATCACCAGCGTCTGCCCGGCGGCGACGATGCCGAGGAACGCGGCCAGCCTCACGATGTTGACGGCCTGGTCGAGGTTCACGAACCCCGGCTGCACGAGGCCGCCGGCGAGGAACAGCAGCACCGAGAGGGCGAGCGCCACGAGGGGCGGGGCCGCGGCCACGCGCCGGCGCGGCGCCTCCCTCCGCGCGTCGGTCAGGGGCGCGCTCACGCGCCCCTCCTGACGAGGCGCACGAGCCCGGGGCCCGCGAGCGCCAGCAGGATGACCAGCGCGTCGACGAGGGTCTGGTACCAGGTGGGCACGTTGGCGAACGTGATGAGGTTGCGGATCACCGTCAGCAGCGCCACCCCGACGACGGCGCCCGTGACGCCGCCCTGCCCGCCGGAGAGGCGGGTGCCGCCGAGCACGACGGCCACGATCGAGGAGAGCGTCATCGCGTCCCCGAGGCGGGCGTTGCCCGAGCCCGTCGAGAGGGTGAGGGCCATCGCCGCGAAGGCGGCGAACACGCCCATCAGCACGTAGCTGAGGAAGCGCACACGCGTCACCGCCACGCCGCTGGAGCGCGCGGACGCCTCCCTCCCGCCCACGGCGTAGAGGTGCTGCACGAAGCGCGTGCGGCGCAGCAGCAGCCAGACGAGCAGCAGGAGCGCGACACCGTAGGCGGTGGCGGGCAGGCCGAGCGGCGCCGAGCGGTAGAAGCTCGTCAGCGCCCTGGGCAGGGCGCCGCCGGGACGCGGCAGGATCGCCAGCGCGAGGCCGAAGTAGAGGAACGAGGTCGCGTAGGTCGTGACGATGGGCTGCAGCCGCAGGTACGCGACGCAGAACCCGTTCACGGCGCCGGCCAGGGCGCCGGCCGCCAGGCCCGCCAGGGCGCCGAGGAGCACGCCGTCCCACGAGGACTCGGGCGTGACGAGCGTGACGAGGATGACGTTGACCAGCGAGACCGTGGCCCCGACCGAGAGGTCGATCCCGCCGCCCACGATCACCAGCGCCTGGCCGGCGGCGAGGACCATCAGCGGGAGCATGACGCGCAGGTTGCCGTTCACCACGCGGAGCTGGAAGAGGTTGTCCTGCAGCAGGTAGTTGAGGAGCACGGCCACGGCCAGCAAGACCAGCGACACGAGGTAGGGGTGCTCGCGCACCCTGAGCCGCCAGGGCGTCGCCGGCAGCGCGGCCGCGCGGCTCACGCCCGGCCCCCCGTGCCGCCGGATGGGCCGCCCCCGCCTCCTCCGGATGGCCCACCGGACGGTACGCCGGCGTCATCGGCTGGAGCGCCGGCCGGCGCCCCTCCGCCCATGGCCGCGGCGACGAGGTGGTCGCGGTCGAGCGTGTCGCCCGCGAGCTCGGCGGCGACGCGCCCGTCGTGGAGCACCAGTACCCTCTCGCACAGGCCGAGGAGCTCGAGGTCGTCCGACGAGTTGAACAGCACCGTCACGCCGCGCCGCCGCAGCTCCTCGAGGAAGGCGTAGAACTCGGCCTTGGCGCCCACGTCGACGCCCTTGGTGGGGTCGTCGAGGAGCAGGAGGCGCGGCCGCCTCAGCAGCCACTTGGCGATCACGACCTTCTGCGCGTTGCCGCCCGAGAGGGTCCCGACGCTCTCGTCGAGCCCGCCGTGGCGGACGCTCAGCTCGTCGGCCGCGTCGGCGGCGTCGCGTCGCGCGGCGCGCATGCGCAAGGGGACGCCGTAGCGCCCCCAGTTCGGGAGCTGCAGGTTCTCGAGCAAGGGCCTGAAGGGCAGCAGTCCGGCCTCGTTGCGGTCGCCCGGCACGTACGCCACGCCCGCCGCCATGGCCTGTCGCGGGCTGCGGAACGTCACGCGGCGCCCGTCGAGCAGCACCTCGCCGTGGTGCGGTGCCGCGCCGAACAGCGAGAGGAGCAGGCGGCTCTGGCCCTGGCCCTGGAGGCCGCCCAGGCCCAGCAGCTCCCCGCGCGCCACGCGCAGGTCGAGCGGTGCGAGGCCGGGGCTCGAGTAGCCGCGCAGCTCGAGCAGCGGCGGCTCGCCGACCGCCGCCTCGGGCGTCCCCGGGCCGACGGACGCCTCGGCCGCGACCGCGCGGGCCCTCCGCGGCGCGGCGCCGGTGCCGCCCGTGAGCAGCGCCACCAGCTCGGCCTCGTCTGTCTCGGCGATGGGGCGCATGCCCACGGTGGCGCCGTTGCGGAGCACGACCGCGCGGTCAGCGACGCGGAAGATCTCGCCCATGCGGTGCGAGACGAACACCAGCGCCATGCCTTCCTCCCGCCAGCGACCCACGAGCTCGAAGAGCCTGTCGACCTGGCGGCTGTCCAGGGAGGCCGTGGCCTCGTCGAGGATCAGGACCCTCGGCGACCACGAGTACGCCTTCAGCACCTCGATGACCTGGCGTCCGGCCTGCGGCAGGTCGGCGACGACCGTGTCCGGCGTGACGCGCACCGCGAACGTGCCGGCGAAGAGCTCGAGCAGCTCTGCCGTGCGCTCGCGCATCGCCCGCCTGTCGACGCCGCCGCGGCGCGTCGGCTCGTGGCCGAGCCAGACGTTCTCGGCGACCGTCATGTCGGGTACGAGCGAGAGCTCCTGGTAGACGGCGCCGACGCCGAGGCGCCTGGCCGCCATGGGCGAGGGGAGGTCGACCGGCCTCCCCGCGAAGCGGAGCTCTCCCGCGTCCGGCCTGGTGACGCCGGTGAGCACCCTGCCGAGGGTGCTCTTCCCGCTGCCGTTCGCGCCGAGCAGCGCCACGACCTCGCCGGCGCTGACGTCGAGGTCGGCGCCGGCGAGGGCGGTCACGGCGCCGTAGCGCTTGCGGACCCCGCGCGCTGACAGGAGTGGGTCAGCGCCGGGGCCGCCCGCGGCGGGGCGGCCCGGCTCGGTGTCGACGCGCCCGGCCATGCCTCAGCGCATGAACGCCCTGGCCTCCTCCTGCGTGATGATCCCGTCCATCGCGAAGGTGTCAGGCATGTCGGCGTACTGCTCGAGCGCCTCGTCGAGGTCCTCCTCGGTGATCTGGAACGGGATGGGCACGTAGAGCGTGTTGCCGAAGTCGCCGGCGAGCTGCGACTCGTCGACCTCGCCGCCCATGAGGATCTCGACCGCCACGCGCAGCGCGCTGGAGGCGATGCCGGGCGGGTTCACGACGGCGACCGACGTGAAGCCGGGGTGCTCGCGCCGTGTCTGGTCCCACAGCCGCAGGTAGCCAGCGTAGGCCTCGCCGGTCATGATCGGGAACGGGTCGGGGTTCGCGGCGCGGACGGCCGTGAGGATGCCCTGCGCCATGCCGTCCTGCGTGAGGATGCCGTCGATGCCGGTCAGCGACGCGAGCATGTCGGAGGCCACGCGCTGGCCGGTGGCCTGGTCCCAGCCGCCCGACTCGCGCCCTACGACCTCGATGCCCGGGTACTCGGCGAGCACCTCGAGAGCGCCCTCCATGCGGTCCTCGTTCGCGGGGTGGCCCACGAAGCCCTCGATGACGATGATGCGCCCCTCGCCGCCGAGCGCTTCGGCGAGCCAGCGGGCGTTCGCGGCGCCCCACTCCTTCTGATCGATGACGACGTTGTAGACGCCCTGCGCCGAGACCTCCTGGTCGGTCGAGATGACGACGACGCCCTCGTCGACGGCCTCCTCGAGGGCGAGGTTCAGCGCGCTCTGGTCGTTGGGGTTGATGATGATCGCGTCCACGCCGCGGTTGAGCAGGTTCTGGACCTGCTGGATCTGCCCCTGGACGTCGACGTCGGCGTTCTCGAAGACCAGCTCGAGGTCGATGCCCAGCTCCTCCTCGATCGCGGCGGCGGTGCGCTCGAGGTCCTGGACCATGATCGTGCGCCACTCGCTGCCCACGAACCCGTTCGAGACGCCGATCGTGAACGACTGCGCCGCAGCCCAGCCCACGAGCACGAAGGCGGTGGCGGCGATCAACGTGATGCGTCGCTTCATCGCTTCCCTCCTTGGCAACCGTCGTTCACGGCCAGTCTAGGGGCGGCGCGTGAGCCGAGCGCGTGCAGGGCTCAGGTCCCGTACTCCATGACGGTGCGGACGTACTGACCGGCTCGCCGCAGCGCCTCCTGGCGGCCCTCGAGGCTGTCCTCGAAGGTCCTGTCCTCGACCTCGATCACGACGGGACCGGTCCAGCCGGCGCCCTTGAGAGCGGCGAAGAACGCGGGCCAGTCGATGTCGCCGAGGCCGGGGATCTTCGGCACGTGCCAGCCGAGGCCGAGGACGCCGCGCCGGTAGAGGAGCTCCTCGTCCACCTTCTCGTCCTTGAGGTGGACGTGCACGAACCTGTGGGCGTAGTCGGCGATGGCCTGGCCGATGTCGATGCCCTGCCACACCAGGTGGGAGGGGTCGAAGTTGAGGCCCAGCGCCGGGCTGTCGAGGCGCGAGAACATCTCGTCCCAGACCTCCGGCGAGACGGCGAGGTTCTTGCCGCCAGGCCACTCGTCGAGCGTGAACAGCATCGGGCAGTTCTCGATGCCCACCTTCACGCCCGCCTCCTCGGCGCGCTTCAGCAGCGGGCGCCACACGCGCTCCACGCGGTCCCACTGGCGCTCGACCGGCAGCGACGGGTCGCGGCCGATGAACGTGTTCACGACGGGGACGCCCAGGCGCGCGGCGCCGTCTATGACCTTGCCCAGGTGCTCGACGTAGACCCGGCTCTCGCCCTCGTCTGGCGCGAGCGGGTTCGGGTAGTAGCCGAGGCCGGTGATCGTGACGCCGTGGCGCTCGCAGGCCTCCCGCACGGCGCGGGCCCCGGCGTCGTCGAGGCTCGCTACGTCGACGTGCGTGACGCCGGCGTAGCGGCGCCTGTCGGTGGCGTCGGTGGGCCAGCACATGACCTCGAGGCACTCGAAGCCCTCCTGGGCGGCGAAGGCGAGCACCTCCTCGAACCCGAGGTCCGGGAGGATGGCGGTGGCGAAGCCTAGCTTCATGGCGGCTCCTTCCGGGCGCGGCGACAGCCCGCGCGGTCTGCTGGTGCCTCTACCTTGTCACGACGCGGCGACCGCCGGCCGCCGCCCGCGCGGCCGGGGCGCGACCAAGCGCCGTCGAACCGCGGTCCCTGGGTCCCGGGCCGTGGGTCTCCCCGTGGCGCCCTCCCCGCGGCGGCGCTACCCTTCGTGACGAGCGGGGGCCGGCCGGACCGGCCCACGGGAGGCGAGCATGAGCACGCGTGAGGTCCACGTCGTCGGCGTCCCCATGGACCTCGGCGCCGGCAGGCGCGGGGTCGACATGGGGCCCAGCGCGCTGCGACTCGCCCAGCTGGAGCGCACCCTGACGTCGCTGGGCTTCGCCGTCGCGGACCTTGGCAACGTCGAGGTCGCCGTGCCGGAGAGCGCGGCGCGGCTCGGGGGCGGCGCCGGCGAGCCCCTCTACGCCGACGCCATCGCCGCGGCCTGCGCCGCCGCGGCGGAGGCGCTGCGCGACCGGCCAGACGGCGCGTTCGCGATCGCGCTGGGGGGCGACCACTCGGTGAGCATGGGCACTGTCCCGGGCGTCGCCGCGGGCGGCGAGCTCGGCGTGCTCTGGGTCGATGCCCACGCCGACGTGAACACGCCCGAGACCTCGCCGAGCGGCAACGTGCACGGCATGCCGGTGGCCCACCTCCTCGGCCTCGGCGACGCGCGCTTCACGGCGCTGTGGGGCGACCGACCGCCGCTCTCGCCGCGCGACGTCGTCTACGTCGGCCTGCGCAGCGTGGACCCGCCGGAGCGCGAGGCGATCGTGCGCCTCGGCATCGCGGCCTACACGATGAGCGACGTCGACAGGCGCGGCATCGCCGCGGTGGCCACCGAGGCGCTGGGGCGTCTCTCGCACGCGCCCCGGCTGCACGTCTCGTTCGACGCCGACGTCCTCGACCCGACCATCGCGCCCGGCGTGGGCACGCCGGTGCCGGGCGGCCTCACCTACCGGGAGGCGCACCTGCTCATGGAGGTGCTGGCCGAGAGCGGGCGCGTCGTCAGCCTCGACCTCGTCGAGGTGAACCCGATCCTCGACGTCGCCAACCGCACCGCCGCCACCCTCGTGGAGCTGACCGCGAGCCTGCTAGGCAAGCGGATCCTCTGAGGCGAAGGGGGGTAGATGGGCGGCGTCTGCCGCGCGGACCCGTGGTCCGACGCCGCCGAGTGCTCCGCGGCCCGCCTCAGTCGCCGGCGACGGAGACAGCGACCGGGGCCGCGACGCGTCCCTGGAGCACCGCCGCCACGGCGCGGCGCAGGCGCGGGACGACGGGCCTGAGCGCCTCGTCGCCGGCGGCGATGGCCTCGCCCGCCCTGTGGAAGTTCAGCCAGGAGATGGGCGGCCGCGTGTGCACCTCGAAGCGTCCGTCGCCCACCGCGCGGACGTGACCTTCCTCGGCCTCGCTGTCGTCGCGCAGCCAGGTGTCGGCGGCCAGGGCCAGGGCGCGGCCGAGCCTGCCGACGGCGGTGCGCGGGCGGCGCATGAGCGCGCGCCCGTGCAGCTTCCGCACCGGCTCGGCGGCCAGGGCACGCTTGGCCAGCCTGATCGAACGCGAGTCGCGCGCCTGCAGACCCGCCCCGATGCCGAGCGCGACGTCGACTCCCAGCTCGACGACGGTGTCGAGCGGCACCGGCGAGCCGATGCCCCCGTCGATGAGGCGCCGCCCGCCGATCGTCACGGGGGCGAAGACGCCGGGCAGGGAGGCGCTGGCGCGCAGCGCCGGCGCCAGCGGCCCCTCGCGCAGCAGCACGCGCTCGCCGGTGTCGACGTCAGTGGTGACGACGACGAGCTCGCCCCGCAGGTCGGCGAAGGTGCGTCCCTCGAGGAGCCT
The DNA window shown above is from Trueperaceae bacterium and carries:
- a CDS encoding ABC transporter permease, whose amino-acid sequence is MSAPLTDARREAPRRRVAAAPPLVALALSVLLFLAGGLVQPGFVNLDQAVNIVRLAAFLGIVAAGQTLVIIAGGEGIDLSVGNVVTLGAILTFMVSAGDSGRLAPAALVALGAGAVIGGLNGLGIVYLRIPPLVMTLGMAGVVQGAILAITQGSIPGGVPPFLARTVTGRLVGVPGIVYLWLAFAVLMWLVLERTPYGRNLFAIGTNRRTAHLSGVSVPLTVVLTYTLSGLLAALGGLLLLGFTQRVFLSLGVSYLFPSIAAVVVGGTVLAGGRGSYFGTMAGALVLTMAESLLRALRLGEAYQLMVFGLILVVLLSVYGRQRRVE
- a CDS encoding sugar phosphate isomerase/epimerase codes for the protein MKLGFATAILPDLGFEEVLAFAAQEGFECLEVMCWPTDATDRRRYAGVTHVDVASLDDAGARAVREACERHGVTITGLGYYPNPLAPDEGESRVYVEHLGKVIDGAARLGVPVVNTFIGRDPSLPVERQWDRVERVWRPLLKRAEEAGVKVGIENCPMLFTLDEWPGGKNLAVSPEVWDEMFSRLDSPALGLNFDPSHLVWQGIDIGQAIADYAHRFVHVHLKDEKVDEELLYRRGVLGLGWHVPKIPGLGDIDWPAFFAALKGAGWTGPVVIEVEDRTFEDSLEGRQEALRRAGQYVRTVMEYGT
- a CDS encoding ABC transporter permease — its product is MSRAAALPATPWRLRVREHPYLVSLVLLAVAVLLNYLLQDNLFQLRVVNGNLRVMLPLMVLAAGQALVIVGGGIDLSVGATVSLVNVILVTLVTPESSWDGVLLGALAGLAAGALAGAVNGFCVAYLRLQPIVTTYATSFLYFGLALAILPRPGGALPRALTSFYRSAPLGLPATAYGVALLLLVWLLLRRTRFVQHLYAVGGREASARSSGVAVTRVRFLSYVLMGVFAAFAAMALTLSTGSGNARLGDAMTLSSIVAVVLGGTRLSGGQGGVTGAVVGVALLTVIRNLITFANVPTWYQTLVDALVILLALAGPGLVRLVRRGA
- a CDS encoding substrate-binding domain-containing protein, translating into MKRRITLIAATAFVLVGWAAAQSFTIGVSNGFVGSEWRTIMVQDLERTAAAIEEELGIDLELVFENADVDVQGQIQQVQNLLNRGVDAIIINPNDQSALNLALEEAVDEGVVVISTDQEVSAQGVYNVVIDQKEWGAANARWLAEALGGEGRIIVIEGFVGHPANEDRMEGALEVLAEYPGIEVVGRESGGWDQATGQRVASDMLASLTGIDGILTQDGMAQGILTAVRAANPDPFPIMTGEAYAGYLRLWDQTRREHPGFTSVAVVNPPGIASSALRVAVEILMGGEVDESQLAGDFGNTLYVPIPFQITEEDLDEALEQYADMPDTFAMDGIITQEEARAFMR
- a CDS encoding sugar ABC transporter ATP-binding protein, whose translation is MAGRVDTEPGRPAAGGPGADPLLSARGVRKRYGAVTALAGADLDVSAGEVVALLGANGSGKSTLGRVLTGVTRPDAGELRFAGRPVDLPSPMAARRLGVGAVYQELSLVPDMTVAENVWLGHEPTRRGGVDRRAMRERTAELLELFAGTFAVRVTPDTVVADLPQAGRQVIEVLKAYSWSPRVLILDEATASLDSRQVDRLFELVGRWREEGMALVFVSHRMGEIFRVADRAVVLRNGATVGMRPIAETDEAELVALLTGGTGAAPRRARAVAAEASVGPGTPEAAVGEPPLLELRGYSSPGLAPLDLRVARGELLGLGGLQGQGQSRLLLSLFGAAPHHGEVLLDGRRVTFRSPRQAMAAGVAYVPGDRNEAGLLPFRPLLENLQLPNWGRYGVPLRMRAARRDAADAADELSVRHGGLDESVGTLSGGNAQKVVIAKWLLRRPRLLLLDDPTKGVDVGAKAEFYAFLEELRRRGVTVLFNSSDDLELLGLCERVLVLHDGRVAAELAGDTLDRDHLVAAAMGGGAPAGAPADDAGVPSGGPSGGGGGGPSGGTGGRA
- the rocF gene encoding arginase, which gives rise to MSTREVHVVGVPMDLGAGRRGVDMGPSALRLAQLERTLTSLGFAVADLGNVEVAVPESAARLGGGAGEPLYADAIAAACAAAAEALRDRPDGAFAIALGGDHSVSMGTVPGVAAGGELGVLWVDAHADVNTPETSPSGNVHGMPVAHLLGLGDARFTALWGDRPPLSPRDVVYVGLRSVDPPEREAIVRLGIAAYTMSDVDRRGIAAVATEALGRLSHAPRLHVSFDADVLDPTIAPGVGTPVPGGLTYREAHLLMEVLAESGRVVSLDLVEVNPILDVANRTAATLVELTASLLGKRIL
- a CDS encoding patatin-like phospholipase family protein; translation: MSEGQRVRIGVALGGGSARGYAHLGALACLERNGLRPDVIVGTSFGAVVGALYATGESIEALIARASAMRRRDVIPHVADFGLHHAALFRGRRLEEYLDRLLEGRTFADLRGELVVVTTDVDTGERVLLREGPLAPALRASASLPGVFAPVTIGGRRLIDGGIGSPVPLDTVVELGVDVALGIGAGLQARDSRSIRLAKRALAAEPVRKLHGRALMRRPRTAVGRLGRALALAADTWLRDDSEAEEGHVRAVGDGRFEVHTRPPISWLNFHRAGEAIAAGDEALRPVVPRLRRAVAAVLQGRVAAPVAVSVAGD